The Flavobacterium sp. M31R6 nucleotide sequence GTTTAAAATGACGTGTTCCTGTAAATACCATCGCAAGATTATTTTCATTGCAATAATTAATGCTCAATTCGTCTTTTATCGATCCTCCTGGTTGAATCACCGCTGTTATTCCAGCTTTCTTTGCTATCTCAACGCAATCTGGGAATGGGAAAAAAGCATCACTTGCCATAGAAGCACCTTCCAAACTAAATCCAAAAACTTTTGCTTTTTCAATAGCTTGCAATAATGCATCTACTCTTGATGTTTGTCCTGTTCCCGAAGAGATTAAAGTACCGTTTTTAGCGAAGACAATCGTATTTGATTTAGTATTCTTACACACTTTAGAAGCGAAAATCAAATCTTCAATTTCTTGCTCTGTAGGTGCTGTTGTTGTAACGGTTTTTAAGTCTGATTTAGTATCAGTGATGTTGTTTCTTTCTTGAATCAATAATCCATTCAAACATGTTCTCACCTGTTTTTGAGGCAATTCAACATCATTTTGAATTAAAATAATTCTATTTTTCTTTTCTTGTAAAATAGCAATTGCTTCTGCATCATAAGATGGCGCGATTACAACTTCACAGAATAATTTATTAATTTCATTTGCGGTAGCCACATCAATTGTCGTATTAGCAATCAACACACCTCCAAAAGCAGAAGTAGGATCACAAGCCAACGCCACATTGTAAGCTTCAGAAATAGTATCTCTTGTAGCTAATCCACAAGCATTGTTATGTTTTAAAATTGCAAATGTCGGTCCGTCAGTTTTAAACTCATGAATTAAGTTTACTGCAGCATCAACATCCAACAAATTGTTATATGATAATTCTTTACCATGAACTTTGGTGAACATTGCGTCGAAATCTCCAAAGAAAAATCCTTTTTGATGTGGGTTTTCTCCATATCTCAATACTTGTCCATTTTCTATACTTGCTTTATAGATTGTTTCGTCAGTATTGAAATAATTAAAGATAGCACCGTCATAATGCGAAGAAACATGAAAAGCTTTGGTCGCCAATAATTTTCTGTCTGCCAATGTTGTTGCTCCATTTTGAGAGGTAATCATGTCCAAAAACAGACTATATTGATCCATTGAAGGAACGATTACGGTATCTTTAAAGTTTTTTGCGGCAGCACGAATCAATGAAATACCACCAATATCTATTTTTTCAATAATAGCTGACTCACTAGCTCCTGAAGCAACTGTTTTTTCAAAAGGATATAAATCAACAATTACCAAATCAATTTGCGGAATGTTGTATTCCTGCATTTGCTGTACATCGCTTTCATTATCTTGACGGTTTAAGATTCCCCCAAAAACCTTTGGATGCAATGTTTTAACTCTTCCTCCTAAAATTGAAGGATAAGAAGTAACATCTTCAACAGGGATAACAGGGATTCCTAAATTTTTAATGAATTCCTCGGTTCCTCCTGTAGAATAAAAAATTACATTTTGCTCATGCAATTTTCTCACAATTGGTTCAAGACCTTCTTTTGAAAAGACCGAAATTAATGCTGATTGGATTGTTTTTGTTGTGTTCATTGAGTAGTTATGATTATAAAGTGCAAAAATAGTTTTTTTTGATAATATAATTCAATAAAAAATATGTAACAATGTCTTAAAATAACATACCTATTGTTAAATGTATTTTTTTTTGGTTTTTGAAACCGCTGCGATGAAATTTCTTCTTAATTAAAATAAAAAAAGCGGTTCCTGACAACCAAATTTTAAATACTTTTCGGAAGAAATAAAAAGATAGAATTTTACACTAATACAAATTCAAAAAACATGCTAGTTTACCTACGATTATTAAAAGAGAGTTTTGGTTTTGCCATGAATGCTTTACGCAGTAATAAATTAAGAACATTACTTTCTTTATTGGGGGTTACTATTGGTATATTCTCTATAATAGCTGTACTTGCGGCAGTAGATTCTTTGGACAGAAAAATTTCAAAAGAGTTAAGCAGTCTGGATAAAAATACTATTTATTTATTGAAATTTTCTTTTGGCCCGTCGGATATCCCACAGTGGAAAAGAGAGCAATTCCCCAATGTAAAATACACTGAATATGTCTACCTAAAAAACGCAATGACCCATACAGACCAATTAGGATATCAAATATTCACCAAAAGGGAATCGATAAAATACGAATCCAAAACAGTGAGTGATGTAAATATTGTTCCTGTTTCTTATGAGTTTATAGACATCCAGGGATTGGAATTTGAAAAGGGAAGATTTTATAATGAATCCGAAGCGAACTCAGGAACTCCTGTTATTGTAATTGGTAACGATATTGCTAAATCACTTTTTGATGACTCAGAACCCCTAGGTAAAAATGTAAGATTGTATGGCCAACGATTTACCGTTATAGGTGTTTTAAAGAAGGAAGGCTCTTCAATTGGCGACAGCAATGACGGCGCAGCTTTTATTCCCGTTAATTTTGTGCGCAGGCTGTATGGCGATAATAATCCAAATTTAACGAATGTAATTATATTCAAACCCGAAAAAGGGGTAGATATGGAAGAATATAAAAGTGAGATAACACAAAAATTAAGAAATTTTAGAGGATTGAAAGCCGGCGAAATTGATAATTTCTTCATTAATGTTTTTGGTGGATTTCTAGAACTTATCGATAACATTATTAGTCAGATGAACGTGGTTGGCTGGATTATCAGTGGCTTTTCATTACTGGTGGGTGGTTTCGGAATTGCGAACATTATGTTTGTTTCCGTAAAAGAACGCACCAACCTCATTGGGATTCAAAAATCATTGGGAGCCAAAAATCGTTTTATATTGTTTCAATTTTTATTCGAAGCCATAATACTTTCTGTATTGGGAGGAATTATTGGTTTATTTATGGTTTGGATAATTGCTATGATTTTGACAAAGGTGTTAGACTTTGAATTTGTTTTGGGACTTGGAAACATTCTTTTAGGAACAGGCCTAGCTGCTGTTATAGGACTTATTTCAGGAATCCTTCCAGCTATTAGCGCATCTAAACTAGATCCTGTGGAAGCCATTCGAACTGGAATGTAACATATTACGTTTTTGTTATTTAATTGTAAATTTTGAAGACTAGAAATAATTAGGTATTTTTGGTAGGCAGACCTATTTAAATTAAAAAAATAAATAAATGAGTTTTATCCTAAAATCTGTTGATACTGTTGAATCTATTTCTAGAGAAGATTTTAAAAAAAATTATTTAGATAAAAGAAAGCCATTAATCATAAAAGGGCTAACTAAGGATTGGCCTGCAAGAGAAAAATGGTCTACCGATTATTTCAAGGAAATCGCGGGAGATATTGAAGTAAAACTAGTAGATAATTCCAAAGCTGATCCTACCAAAGTTATCAATGCTTCTATTGCCAGTATGAAATTTTGCGAATATTTGGATTTAATAAAAAAAGAACCAACAGACTTGCGTATTTTTTTCTTTAATCTTTTCAAACACAGACCCGACTTACTTAATGATGTAAAAGTTCCCAAAGAATTGATGGGCGGATTTATAGAAAGCATGCCAGCCATGTTTTTTGGAGGTTCCCGGGCTATCACCTTTTTACATTATGATATCGACTTACCACATCTTTTCCACACTCATTTTGGAGGAAGAAAACACATTATATTATTTGACTACAAATGGAAAAAAAGGCTCTACTGCATTCCCAATACGACCTATGCTTTAGAAGATTATGATGTTGCCAATCCAGATTTCGAAAAATTCCCCGCACTAAAAGGAGTTGAAGGTTATGAAGTTTTTCTGGAACACGGAGACACCTTGTTTATGCCAACCGGAATGTGGCACTGGATGCGGTATATTGACGGCTCTTTCTCCCTGACGCTTCGTGCATGGGATCGATCTATTACACGTAAAATAGCCAGTGTTTGGAGTTTATTCATGCATGGCGCTGTAGACAGTGCTATAAAAGTAACCTTCAAAAGCCGTTATGCCAAATGGAGAGAAAAACTGGTATTTAAAATAGCCGAAAAAGAGCTCAAAAAAGGAAGACCAAAAAAGTAGTTATAAAATAAAAAATCCCGATTGCTCGGGATTTTCATTTATCTAATATCATTGTTTTGAATCAAATCGATATATAAGTTAATTTTATCTTTCAATTCTTTTCTAGGCGTAATAAAATCCAAGAAACCATGTTCGAGAAGAAACTCGGCAGTTTGAAATCCTTCAGGCAAATCCTTACCTGTCGTATCTCTCACCACACGTGGACCAGCAAAACCAATTAAGGCACCTGGCTCAGAAATATTGATATCTCCCAACATTGCATAAGAAGCAGTTGTTCCTCCAGTAGTTGGATCAGTACAAAGTGAGATATAAGGTAATTTAGCTTCGGCTAGTTGCGCCAATTTTACAGATGTTTTTGCCAATTGCATTAAAGAATAAGCAGCTTCCATCATTCTGGCACCTCCTGATTTGGATATCATTACAAAAGGCAATCTGTTTTTGATAGCATGATCAATTCCTCTTGCAATTTTTTCTCCAACAACTGCTCCCATAGATCCACCAATAAAGGCAAAATCCATACAGCATATTACCAATTCTCTTCCTTTGGATTTTCCAACTCCAGTGCGCACCGCATCTTTAAGTTGTGTTTTTTCCATCACCTCTTTCAATCGATCTGCATATTTTTTGGTATCAACAAAATGCAATGGATCTTTAGAAGTCATATTTTTATCTAATTCAACAAACTCATTATTGTCAAATAAAATATCAAAATAGGCTTCACTCCCAATTCTAACATGGAAACCATCTTCGGGACTTACAAATAGATTACGCGCTAATTCTTCAGCATCGATAATTTTCCCTGTAGGTGATTTGTACCAAAGTCCTTTTGGAATGTCCATTTTGTCTTCGGTAGCCGTAGTGATTCCTTTTTCTTTTCTTTTAAACCAAGCCATCTTTTTTTATTTTAGATCAAAATTTCAGATTTTAGATTTCTCATTGAAGTCTAAAATCTGAAATGTAAAATTATAGTGTATTCACATTGTTTAAGTCAGCAAATGCTTGCTCAAGTCTTGCAATAAAAGTTAGTTCACCTTCACGCAACCATTTTCTTGGGTCGTAGTATTTTTTGTTTGGAGCATCAGCACCAGTTGGATTTCCAATTTGAGTTTTAAGGTATTCAATATTGTTAACCATAAAATCACGGATTCCTTCAGTAAATGCAAATTGTAAATCAGTATCAATATTCATTTTTACAACACCGTAGCTAATTCCTTCTCTGATTTCTTCCAATGTAGAACCAGATCCACCGTGGAAAACAAAATCAACAGGATTTGGTCCAGTTTTGAATTTTTCCTGAACGTAATCTTGAGAATTTTTTAAGATTTTTGGAGTCAATTTTACGTTACCTGGTTTGTAAACACCGTGTACGTTTCCAAAAGAAGCAGCGATTGTAAATCTTGGACTCACTTTTGATAATTCTTCGTAAGCATAAGATACTTCAGAAGGTTGAGTGTATAATTTTGAGCTATCTACATCAGAGTTGTCCACACCGTCCTCTTCACCACCAGTGATTCCAAGTTCGATTTCTAGGGTCATCCCCATTTTGCTCATTCTTTCTAAATAACCTTTACAGATTTCGATGTTTTCTTCGATTGGCTCTTCAGATAAATCGATCATGTGAGAAGAGAATAATGGTTTTCCAGTTGCAGCAAAGTGCTCTTCTGAAGCGTCCAACAACCCGTCAATCCAAGGCAATAATTTTTTAGCACAGTGGTCAGTATGCAAAATAACAGTAGCTCCGTATGCCTCAGCTAATGTGTGAATGTGTTTTGCTCCAGCAATACCACCAGCGATAGCGGCTTTTTCTCCAGCATTTGAAAGTCCTTTTCCTGCATTAAATTGTGCTCCACCATTTGAAAATTGGATAATAACCGGCGCGTTTAGTTTTGCAGCTGTTTCTAATACTCCATTAATTGTGTCCGATCCAATAACATTTACAGCTGGAAGTGCAAAACCTTTTTCTTTTGCATAATTGAAAATTTCTTGTACTTGATCGCCTGTAGCTACTCCGGGTTTGATATTGTGTGCCATTGTAATTTTTCTTTTAATTGTTTTTTTTTAGTTTTTAGATTATAGTTTGCAAAAATAAGAATTAATTAGCACTTAGAAAGGGTAATTGATACCAAAATTAAATACTGAATTTGCAAAATTATATTGAGTGAACCATCTATCGCCCATTTCTAAGGCAGGATTGTATGTTTTGAATCCCATATCTACTCTAACCGCAAAAAAGCCTAAATCATATCGTATCCCAAATCCAGTACCCAAAGCCATTTCTTTTAAATCTTCTATCGAATTAAATTTTGCAGGCTCATAGTTCACTACATCCAAAACATTCCAAATGTTTCCTGCGTCGGCAAAAAGAGCTCCATTCCATTTTCCGGCAATTAGAAATCGGTATTCACCACTAATTGCAATTTTCATATTGGCTTCATTAAAGTCATTAGAAAAAGAACTGCTCCCTGGCCCCAAATTATAAGGCTGCCATGCTCTATTATCATTAGCCCCTCCTGCATAATAACTCTTCGAAAAAGGAATTGAATTAGAATTTCCATAAGGAATTGCAATACCAAAAAAAGCTCTCATCGCAAATACATTTGCCTTATTTACATTCCAATGTTTAATAAATCAAATTCCGTTTTTATATATTCCGAATATTCTAAATTGAAAATTTCATAGTTCCCATTTTCGTTTTTAGGAATGTTGCTTACGTTTGAAATTAAAGACAGTAATGTTCCTGCAGATTCTATTTTGGTTCTAAAAGTATAAAAGGTATTGTCTTGTAAATCTTTCTTACTTGTTTTCGTGAAATTAAAATTGGTTGCCAAAATAAAGTCATTATCGGTAAGTCTTATTCTTTGCTGCTCAATGTTACTTACATCTTGGTATTCTTGATTATCTGGTCTCAAAACTGTCTGCAGTGCTAAAACATCTTTTGTAAAACCAGAGGTTCCGCTTTCAATAATCAAATTATTGTCTCCATCAACATAACTTGTATTGGTATTATATGTTTTCCCAATATTATTCAAAGCATCATAGGAGCTATTATAGACATGAAAATAATTTTCAGGATTCAGATTGCGCACATACTGAAAATTTAATATGTCAAATCTCGTAGTAGTGTTCTTTTTAGGTGTCCAGTTATAAGAAAGCGACCCGGTAAAATTCTCTTTATCCAATCCAATATTGGTTTGCTTAGAAAGACCTAGACTAAACACCGTGGACGGTATCATGCTTTTCGGAATTATTTTTTCCGTTTTAACGGGAAATAGAATTCGTGGGAAGTTCAGCTTGGCATCTAAACCATATTCTGATACATTAAAAAAACTATCATTTGAATCAGCAATATCATTTGAAGCACCTATATTTCCTCTGGCCGAAAGCTCTAAAGTCTCAGCACCATTAAAAACATTTCGGATTGTTTCCGTAATACTACCCGTAATCCCAAAATCTTCTATATTCGAATGCGTAACATCCAAAGTATAGCCAAAACTGTATTTTTTGCGGGGAGTTAAATAAATCTTGGCAACCAAGGACTCACCTAATGTGTCTTTCGGGTCAACCTGATATTGTATGGTGGGATAATTAAATATCTTTAAATTATTCAAATACCGAGTAGTCAAAACGGTTTTGTTGTCATTAAAGAAACTTCCCTTAGTTAGGAAAACGGCGTCTGTTATAGCATGCGGGCGGTATTTGATTTTTTCATATCCATACAAATTCATGTTGTTATACGTCACACTATCTTTAATTGCTAAATCATGTCTTTCCGGCTTATAATCGGTGTAAATTTTAATCTCGCTGATTTTATATAATTTAAATGGCTCTGTCTTGGTAGAATCATTTTCCTGATAAGAATAATCTCCAACATTCAAGGTTACATTAGCCTTGTCTTTTTATTTATGGTATCAATATCAAAAGTGACATAATTAGCCTGAAAACGATAAGCTCCATGGTTTCTAAAAAGAGTGGTTATTCGATTTTTTTCACCTTCAAAATCTTCGGTTTTATATTGTTTACCAGGAACGATAAGCGATTTTGAAGTTTTATAAATAGAGTCTAAAACAGGTGTTTCAATCGCCGTCCTTAAGGAATCAATAAAATAAGGATTTCCAGTTGTCAGATAGTATTTTAATTTTGCGTTTTTAGGAGCTAAAGAATCTCGCTTATAGGTTGCATCGACATCAAAGTAACCATTGTTAAAATAATAACTTTTAAGTCTTACTAGTGATTTTTTAGCTTTTAAGGTATCCAAAATTACAGGAGCTTCCCCCGTTTCTTTTAAAAAATTATGAAACCCCAGATACCAAAAAGATTTACGAAGTCCTTCAATTTGTTTTGCCGAAAGCCATTTGACTTCCCTATCGTATTTCTTTTTATTGTTTAAATATTTTAAATTGAATGTAGAATCAGGATTTGGATTGGCCAAATTATACAAATTCAATAAAATCGATAGCCTATTAAGGGCACTTTACTGTTTGGTTGCTGGTACAACTGATCATATATGGTTTGATTCTTGAGCAATTTGCCATTTTCAAAGATTTCATTTTTGACAAGGAGCTGTTTTCTGGCAGGAACCCGCTTTTCCGAATTACAAGCATAGAAAAGAACACTAATTAGGATAAATAGTGATATTTTTGCAAGACTCTTTTTCTTCTCAAAAAATATGGATTGCCCAAGATACCCAGCAAACCGCTTTTTTGTTTTAGAGGAAGAAAAAAATTTATTCATGAGGGGACTCGTATTATAGAATATTTAATTCAAAAGTACATTTTTTTATGCTTAGTAAAAACCAAATAAAGCTTATATCCAGTTTGCAACAAAAAAAACATCGTTTTGCAAATCAATTGTTTTTTGCCGAGGGTGTAAAAGTAATTCAAGAATTAGTAAAATCAAATTTTGA carries:
- the purH gene encoding bifunctional phosphoribosylaminoimidazolecarboxamide formyltransferase/IMP cyclohydrolase, producing MNTTKTIQSALISVFSKEGLEPIVRKLHEQNVIFYSTGGTEEFIKNLGIPVIPVEDVTSYPSILGGRVKTLHPKVFGGILNRQDNESDVQQMQEYNIPQIDLVIVDLYPFEKTVASGASESAIIEKIDIGGISLIRAAAKNFKDTVIVPSMDQYSLFLDMITSQNGATTLADRKLLATKAFHVSSHYDGAIFNYFNTDETIYKASIENGQVLRYGENPHQKGFFFGDFDAMFTKVHGKELSYNNLLDVDAAVNLIHEFKTDGPTFAILKHNNACGLATRDTISEAYNVALACDPTSAFGGVLIANTTIDVATANEINKLFCEVVIAPSYDAEAIAILQEKKNRIILIQNDVELPQKQVRTCLNGLLIQERNNITDTKSDLKTVTTTAPTEQEIEDLIFASKVCKNTKSNTIVFAKNGTLISSGTGQTSRVDALLQAIEKAKVFGFSLEGASMASDAFFPFPDCVEIAKKAGITAVIQPGGSIKDELSINYCNENNLAMVFTGTRHFKH
- a CDS encoding ABC transporter permease — translated: MLVYLRLLKESFGFAMNALRSNKLRTLLSLLGVTIGIFSIIAVLAAVDSLDRKISKELSSLDKNTIYLLKFSFGPSDIPQWKREQFPNVKYTEYVYLKNAMTHTDQLGYQIFTKRESIKYESKTVSDVNIVPVSYEFIDIQGLEFEKGRFYNESEANSGTPVIVIGNDIAKSLFDDSEPLGKNVRLYGQRFTVIGVLKKEGSSIGDSNDGAAFIPVNFVRRLYGDNNPNLTNVIIFKPEKGVDMEEYKSEITQKLRNFRGLKAGEIDNFFINVFGGFLELIDNIISQMNVVGWIISGFSLLVGGFGIANIMFVSVKERTNLIGIQKSLGAKNRFILFQFLFEAIILSVLGGIIGLFMVWIIAMILTKVLDFEFVLGLGNILLGTGLAAVIGLISGILPAISASKLDPVEAIRTGM
- a CDS encoding cupin-like domain-containing protein, producing MSFILKSVDTVESISREDFKKNYLDKRKPLIIKGLTKDWPAREKWSTDYFKEIAGDIEVKLVDNSKADPTKVINASIASMKFCEYLDLIKKEPTDLRIFFFNLFKHRPDLLNDVKVPKELMGGFIESMPAMFFGGSRAITFLHYDIDLPHLFHTHFGGRKHIILFDYKWKKRLYCIPNTTYALEDYDVANPDFEKFPALKGVEGYEVFLEHGDTLFMPTGMWHWMRYIDGSFSLTLRAWDRSITRKIASVWSLFMHGAVDSAIKVTFKSRYAKWREKLVFKIAEKELKKGRPKK
- the accD gene encoding acetyl-CoA carboxylase, carboxyltransferase subunit beta, whose product is MAWFKRKEKGITTATEDKMDIPKGLWYKSPTGKIIDAEELARNLFVSPEDGFHVRIGSEAYFDILFDNNEFVELDKNMTSKDPLHFVDTKKYADRLKEVMEKTQLKDAVRTGVGKSKGRELVICCMDFAFIGGSMGAVVGEKIARGIDHAIKNRLPFVMISKSGGARMMEAAYSLMQLAKTSVKLAQLAEAKLPYISLCTDPTTGGTTASYAMLGDINISEPGALIGFAGPRVVRDTTGKDLPEGFQTAEFLLEHGFLDFITPRKELKDKINLYIDLIQNNDIR
- the fbaA gene encoding class II fructose-bisphosphate aldolase, producing MAHNIKPGVATGDQVQEIFNYAKEKGFALPAVNVIGSDTINGVLETAAKLNAPVIIQFSNGGAQFNAGKGLSNAGEKAAIAGGIAGAKHIHTLAEAYGATVILHTDHCAKKLLPWIDGLLDASEEHFAATGKPLFSSHMIDLSEEPIEENIEICKGYLERMSKMGMTLEIELGITGGEEDGVDNSDVDSSKLYTQPSEVSYAYEELSKVSPRFTIAASFGNVHGVYKPGNVKLTPKILKNSQDYVQEKFKTGPNPVDFVFHGGSGSTLEEIREGISYGVVKMNIDTDLQFAFTEGIRDFMVNNIEYLKTQIGNPTGADAPNKKYYDPRKWLREGELTFIARLEQAFADLNNVNTL
- a CDS encoding BamA/TamA family outer membrane protein; this encodes MRAFFGIAIPYGNSNSIPFSKSYYAGGANDNRAWQPYNLGPGSSSFSNDFNEANMKIAISGEYRFLIAGKWNGALFADAGNIWNVLDVVNYEPAKFNSIEDLKEMALGTGFGIRYDLGFFAVRVDMGFKTYNPALEMGDRWFTQYNFANSVFNFGINYPF